The stretch of DNA TTCTTTTTTAAGATGGCTCAATTTGGAGTATAAATATTCGGTATGTTTAATGATAATGGTATTTCCCCAATTATTTGAAATATCCATTCCACTAATAGGGTTGTCATCAATACCATCAACAATGGTAGAAACAATTCCACCTGCTGGTGCTAATACAGGTAAATTATAGCAGTAGTAGTCTTTTAAATCATGCCCTTCATCTTTAAATGTTTTTCCTTCTTCGTTGGTTACATCAAAATCTAAAGCGTACCTGTAATCGTCTTTATGAGTAATGTTTCCATTGTTTCCTTGTGAAACCCTCCAAAAACCAATGATAGGTAAGGAGATGTTAAGGTAAGTTTGGCTACTAAATCGATCTACACTGTTAAAATGCTTGTAATGATTTTTTTCGGGTGAAAAATGTTGAAGATATACCCGATATAGTTTTGATGTAAAAGCTCGTTGGTTTAGTGCGTACAATATCATTATTACAACGATGTTGAAAGGTAAAGAATAGAGTGGGAGTCCAAAAAATTGAAATATACCATGTATTCCACTAATGATTAGGGCTATTAATGGGATACTAAAGATTAAAAGTAAAAAAGAGCGTTTGGAAGCTACGATAAAAAAACCACCTAAGGCAATGGCGGTAAGTATAAAATTAAAGCCAATGTAAGAGTAGATGAGTTGTGAAAAATCGGCTTCCATTAATCGGTAAAACATAAAGCCAAGTGCAAATCCAAAAATGGACAATACAAAAGAAATTCGTGAATGAATTAATATTCCAATAGCAATTATAATTCCAGCTAAATCGTTGTACTGAAACAAAATAGCCCCTAATGATCTGAAGTAAAGATAGAGTATGTCGGCAAAAGGTAAATGCCCCACAAAATCGGTAACACTTGTAAATAAAACTGGGAAATACGTTTCGAGCGATAAGACTGTTTTTTCGTGTAATTCTAATGCCGAGAAATTTTTACCACCAAGAATAATTAGCCATGTTACTAGAAGAAAAGGTATACTTAAAAACGGCAATCCTTTTGTGGCTAAATGGTTCATAAACCACACTGTTAAAAAGAACGTAAGAATTGCAGTCAATACTAACAGAATAATTAATGAGAAGTTAAATTGATAAAAAATACCGATGGCAACACC from Flavobacteriales bacterium encodes:
- a CDS encoding urea transporter: MNFLTIKYYTKLILEGILNSFSQVYFSNSKLLAAILLLVSFFDLGAGIAAILSILTCQLTALLFNFDHKNIREGTYTYNSAMVGVAIGIFYQFNFSLIILLVLTAILTFFLTVWFMNHLATKGLPFLSIPFLLVTWLIILGGKNFSALELHEKTVLSLETYFPVLFTSVTDFVGHLPFADILYLYFRSLGAILFQYNDLAGIIIAIGILIHSRISFVLSIFGFALGFMFYRLMEADFSQLIYSYIGFNFILTAIALGGFFIVASKRSFLLLIFSIPLIALIISGIHGIFQFFGLPLYSLPFNIVVIMILYALNQRAFTSKLYRVYLQHFSPEKNHYKHFNSVDRFSSQTYLNISLPIIGFWRVSQGNNGNITHKDDYRYALDFDVTNEEGKTFKDEGHDLKDYYCYNLPVLAPAGGIVSTIVDGIDDNPISGMDISNNWGNTIIIKHTEYLYSKLSHLKKESMLVKQGDHVYKGQVIAYCGSSGRSPEPHLHFQMQTTPYVGSKTISYPMDYYLSVLNGKYQFHSFDIPKENMQISNVNTTKLLSDTFNFIPGQLLTWEVEQHNKKEFVKWEVIVNSVNQAYFYCHKTNSTAYFVNNGTLFYFTDFYGDKDSLLHHFYKGAHKVLLGYYPDVQLNDQLIITDLFNGLFSFIHDFTAPFFHYLKVNYQFSFTSANNTHNPTEINFSTECSGLVLNKKTIQHLYKFSILENNQLSFNFISTKKQFKASLCVNG